One genomic region from Natrinema caseinilyticum encodes:
- a CDS encoding universal stress protein, whose translation MDDVTEFDDILIPTDGSKSARAGAEQAIKFARRNDATLHVLYAMDMGDADYVAVPSDIAQTRKRLEKKGQTFVDEIEELAADADITCVTSVKSNTPVEAIVEYVDEHDIDLVVMGKRGRSDPDKPLVGSITNRVVGSLDIPVFTA comes from the coding sequence ATGGACGACGTAACCGAATTCGACGATATCCTCATCCCGACCGACGGGAGCAAATCCGCCCGCGCGGGAGCCGAGCAGGCGATCAAATTCGCACGGCGAAACGATGCCACCCTCCACGTGCTGTACGCGATGGACATGGGCGACGCGGACTACGTCGCAGTCCCGAGCGATATCGCGCAGACGCGCAAGCGACTGGAAAAGAAAGGCCAGACGTTCGTCGACGAGATCGAAGAACTCGCCGCGGACGCGGATATCACGTGCGTCACGAGCGTCAAATCGAACACGCCCGTCGAGGCCATCGTCGAGTACGTCGACGAACACGACATCGACCTCGTCGTCATGGGAAAACGGGGGCGATCCGATCCCGACAAGCCCCTCGTCGGCTCGATCACGAACCGGGTTGTCGGCTCGCTCGACATCCCCGTGTTCACCGCTTGA